In Rhodopirellula bahusiensis, a single window of DNA contains:
- a CDS encoding four helix bundle protein codes for MASTFEDLEVWKRGCRLAVSVYELLSDCRDFGLKDQMQRSAVSVPSNIAEGYERTPKDFIRFLVIAKGSCAELRTQLYIATRVKLMSTQQSESLIDETKQISRMLQALISNRQQQLTKQ; via the coding sequence ATGGCGAGCACGTTTGAAGATTTGGAAGTTTGGAAACGAGGGTGCCGATTGGCCGTTTCTGTTTACGAACTCTTATCCGATTGCCGTGACTTTGGACTCAAGGATCAGATGCAGCGAAGTGCCGTCAGCGTTCCTTCCAACATTGCAGAAGGTTATGAGCGAACACCCAAAGACTTTATTCGGTTCCTCGTCATCGCCAAAGGCTCCTGTGCCGAACTTCGAACTCAACTCTACATCGCAACTCGAGTCAAATTGATGTCCACGCAGCAGTCCGAATCGCTCATCGATGAAACAAAGCAGATATCGAGAATGTTGCAGGCACTGATCAGCAACCGTCAGCAACAACTCACAAAGCAGTGA
- a CDS encoding GspE/PulE family protein: MSRTMQDFTDLLLQQGVISLDQLSEAEEVAKNTGADIGDVLIKMEYASPEEVGMALAKFHKIPFVDLRSERISETVIELVPESVARENTVLPFKEEDGALTILIADPFDLETVEKLRFILNRKIETALAPKEAINGAINQYYGQVEGESADSMLQEFTDTAIDFTETESDAGGGEETVDDNSAPVIRLVNLMIAEAVQLRASDIHVEPFEDRVRIRYRIDGVCVEREAAPRRMLSAIIARIKILSKIDISEKRRPTDGRIKITVGDKQLDLRVSIIPTNHGQSCVMRLLDKDNIKVGTRQLGLSERDFRNFNSLIRRPNGIVLVTGPTGSGKTTTLYASLNALNRPDRKIITAEDPVEYYLPGINQVEVKHNIGLDFARIIRAMLRQAPNIILVGEMRDHETASMGIQASLTGHLVFSTLHTNDAPSAISRMVDIGVPSYMVASSVIAVLAQRLVRTICPRCKVRYQPPQSVIEDSEIPPEMLAQAEFCKGKGCTYCGRSGYRGRIGIYELMLINNKLRELMFKGTTTKTIREEAIKNGMSTLYADGMLKVIRGITTFDEVYRVAKKTEQEALALSHIAKELSSL; encoded by the coding sequence ATGAGCCGGACGATGCAAGATTTCACCGATTTGCTGCTCCAACAGGGCGTCATCAGTCTCGATCAGCTGTCCGAAGCCGAAGAAGTCGCCAAAAACACCGGTGCGGACATCGGCGACGTCTTGATCAAAATGGAATACGCCAGCCCCGAAGAAGTCGGGATGGCCTTGGCGAAGTTCCACAAAATCCCCTTTGTCGACCTTCGAAGCGAGCGGATCAGCGAAACCGTCATCGAATTGGTGCCCGAATCGGTCGCTCGAGAAAACACGGTGCTGCCGTTCAAAGAAGAGGACGGCGCCCTGACAATCCTGATCGCCGACCCATTTGACCTCGAAACGGTCGAAAAGCTGCGGTTCATTCTCAACCGGAAAATCGAAACCGCCCTGGCCCCCAAAGAAGCCATCAACGGGGCGATCAACCAGTATTACGGTCAGGTCGAAGGTGAATCGGCTGACTCGATGCTGCAGGAGTTCACCGACACGGCCATCGACTTCACCGAAACCGAATCGGACGCTGGCGGGGGGGAGGAAACGGTCGACGACAATTCGGCTCCCGTCATCCGGCTGGTCAATCTGATGATCGCCGAAGCCGTCCAGTTGCGGGCCAGCGACATTCACGTCGAACCGTTTGAAGATCGTGTTCGAATCCGTTATCGAATTGACGGCGTTTGCGTCGAGCGGGAAGCAGCCCCCCGGCGGATGCTTTCGGCCATCATCGCCCGGATCAAGATCCTCTCGAAGATCGACATCAGCGAGAAGCGACGCCCCACGGACGGGCGGATCAAAATCACGGTGGGGGACAAGCAGCTCGATTTGCGGGTCAGCATCATCCCCACCAACCACGGCCAGTCCTGCGTGATGCGGCTGCTGGACAAGGACAACATCAAAGTTGGTACCCGCCAACTCGGTTTGTCCGAGCGTGACTTCCGGAACTTCAACTCACTCATTCGCCGTCCCAACGGAATCGTGTTGGTGACCGGACCGACGGGGTCCGGGAAGACCACCACGCTGTACGCTTCGCTCAACGCGTTGAACCGACCCGACCGAAAGATCATCACCGCGGAAGACCCCGTCGAGTACTACTTGCCCGGTATCAACCAAGTCGAAGTGAAACACAACATCGGCCTCGACTTCGCACGCATCATTCGAGCGATGCTGCGGCAGGCACCCAACATCATTCTCGTCGGCGAAATGCGAGATCATGAGACCGCATCGATGGGAATCCAGGCCTCACTGACTGGACACTTGGTTTTCAGTACCCTACACACGAACGATGCGCCCAGTGCCATATCACGGATGGTGGACATTGGTGTACCGTCCTATATGGTGGCAAGCTCCGTCATCGCGGTGCTGGCTCAGCGTTTGGTGCGGACAATTTGTCCCCGTTGCAAGGTTCGATATCAGCCACCGCAGAGCGTTATTGAGGACTCGGAGATCCCGCCGGAGATGCTCGCTCAAGCCGAGTTCTGCAAGGGCAAGGGCTGCACATATTGCGGGCGTTCCGGCTATCGCGGCCGGATCGGTATCTACGAGTTGATGCTGATCAACAACAAGCTTCGCGAATTGATGTTCAAAGGGACGACCACCAAAACCATTCGCGAAGAGGCCATAAAGAACGGTATGTCAACGCTTTACGCCGATGGAATGCTCAAAGTGATTCGCGGAATCACGACCTTCGACGAGGTCTACCGAGTGGCCAAGAAGACCGAGCAGGAAGCGTTGGCACTCAGTCACATCGCGAAGGAACTGTCGTCGCTGTAA
- a CDS encoding type IV pilus twitching motility protein PilT, with the protein MATVLIDKLLQAAVKQGVSDIHIVVGQPPVFRLHGRMRKLETKTLEGEDSVALMKSITPERCQRELQETGSTDFGFAFGDLARFRVSVFKQRGFISMVLRQIPNDKLTPEQLGLPEAVVKMVHRPRGLFLVTGPTGSGKSTTLASLINLLNETIDHHIITIEDPIEFYHEHKESTINQREVGVDVPSFSEAIRRALRQDPDVILVGELRDLETIEAAISAAETGHVVFGTLHTNSAQGTVNRIIDAFPGNLQDQIRTQLASTLIGVVAQTLLPKIGGGRCAAYEVLNVTPGIANLIRENKTFRINSSMQTGAKFGMQLMDDALFNHWKGDRVSVEDVLAKAHRPDDLAKRIVQARQGLGDDPVPIKED; encoded by the coding sequence ATGGCCACCGTGCTGATCGACAAACTGCTGCAAGCTGCTGTGAAGCAGGGCGTGAGCGATATCCACATTGTCGTGGGTCAGCCACCTGTGTTTCGTTTGCACGGCCGAATGCGGAAGTTGGAAACGAAGACGTTGGAAGGCGAAGACTCCGTCGCGTTGATGAAATCGATCACGCCGGAACGTTGTCAGCGTGAATTGCAGGAGACAGGTTCGACCGACTTTGGGTTCGCGTTTGGCGATCTGGCCCGTTTCCGAGTCTCGGTCTTCAAGCAACGTGGCTTCATCTCGATGGTGCTGCGTCAGATCCCCAATGACAAATTGACACCCGAGCAACTTGGTTTGCCCGAGGCTGTTGTCAAAATGGTTCACCGCCCGCGTGGGTTGTTCCTCGTAACGGGCCCAACGGGTTCGGGGAAATCGACGACGCTGGCATCGCTGATCAACTTGCTCAACGAGACCATTGACCACCACATCATCACGATCGAAGACCCGATCGAGTTTTATCACGAACACAAAGAGTCGACGATCAATCAGCGGGAAGTCGGCGTCGACGTGCCGAGTTTCTCCGAAGCGATTCGTCGTGCATTGCGGCAAGACCCCGACGTGATTCTGGTCGGTGAGCTTCGTGACCTCGAGACGATCGAGGCGGCCATCAGTGCTGCTGAAACGGGTCACGTCGTGTTTGGAACGCTGCACACGAACAGTGCTCAAGGCACCGTCAACCGGATCATCGATGCGTTCCCGGGAAACTTGCAGGACCAAATTCGGACCCAGCTCGCTTCGACGTTGATCGGCGTGGTCGCTCAGACGCTGCTGCCGAAGATCGGTGGTGGTCGATGTGCCGCTTACGAAGTGCTGAACGTCACTCCGGGGATCGCCAACCTGATCCGCGAAAACAAAACGTTCCGGATCAACTCGTCGATGCAGACGGGTGCCAAGTTCGGCATGCAGTTGATGGATGACGCGTTGTTCAACCACTGGAAGGGCGACCGAGTCTCGGTGGAAGACGTGCTTGCAAAAGCCCACCGCCCCGATGACTTGGCCAAACGAATCGTTCAAGCAAGACAAGGTTTGGGGGACGACCCCGTTCCGATTAAAGAAGATTAG
- a CDS encoding GspE/PulE family protein, translating into MAPRRIGQILVDLGFLTDDQLQIVLDEQEQQPGALFGKVAEDMQLVTDEQLIQALAEQMGMQTVSLEEAKLEPEVMEKISETMAQLYRCVPIQFEGNTLTIATCDPQNLNIQDELRTFLGFEIKILVATEADINKTITKYYDSEAESVEKLVAELAEDEELKAAASLLDNEKFNITDAEALADSAPVRKLLNMVLLLAIKDHASDIHFEPFEDEFRIRIKSEGVLYEMVPPPRHLAFAITTRIKVMANLDIAERRMPQDGRIELMVGGHPVDLRVSVLPTIFGESTVMRVLDRSVVNLSLDNVGMDEDMMSRFRSAIDRPNGIVLVTGPTGSGKTTTLYSTLSELNEISEKLITTEDPVEYDIDGIIQIPIDSDAGVTFASCLRAILRQDPDTILVGEIRDLETAEISIQAALTGHLVFSTLHTNDSPSTVTRLTDMGIQPFMICATVEAILAQRLVRRICTGCREKTRVSSDLLMELGMSREEIEATDYFKGVGCEKCNNTGYKGRIALFELMILNDTIREMIMQNASTDELRDQAQGDGMVILREFGMSLARDGITTLDEIVRETVVDG; encoded by the coding sequence ATGGCCCCACGTCGCATCGGACAGATCCTCGTTGACCTCGGTTTCCTCACCGATGATCAATTGCAAATTGTGCTGGACGAACAAGAGCAGCAGCCTGGTGCGCTGTTCGGGAAAGTCGCCGAGGACATGCAGTTGGTCACGGACGAGCAGCTCATTCAGGCGCTCGCCGAGCAAATGGGCATGCAAACCGTTTCGCTGGAAGAGGCGAAGCTGGAACCGGAGGTGATGGAGAAGATCAGTGAAACGATGGCCCAGCTCTATCGTTGCGTTCCGATTCAGTTCGAAGGCAACACGCTGACCATCGCGACGTGTGACCCTCAGAACCTGAACATCCAAGATGAGTTGCGGACGTTCCTCGGTTTCGAGATCAAGATCTTGGTCGCGACCGAAGCGGATATCAACAAAACGATCACGAAGTACTACGACAGCGAAGCCGAAAGCGTCGAGAAGCTGGTCGCTGAACTGGCCGAAGACGAAGAGCTCAAAGCCGCCGCAAGTTTGTTGGACAACGAAAAGTTCAACATCACCGATGCGGAAGCCCTCGCCGACTCGGCTCCCGTGCGCAAGCTGCTCAACATGGTGTTGTTGCTGGCGATCAAGGACCACGCTTCGGACATTCACTTCGAGCCGTTTGAAGATGAGTTCCGCATCCGGATCAAATCCGAAGGCGTGCTCTATGAGATGGTCCCGCCGCCGCGTCACCTCGCGTTCGCAATCACGACTCGAATCAAGGTGATGGCCAACCTGGACATCGCCGAGCGTCGGATGCCACAGGATGGTCGGATCGAATTGATGGTCGGTGGTCACCCCGTCGACCTTCGGGTGTCGGTGCTGCCAACGATCTTTGGTGAGTCCACCGTCATGCGGGTGCTCGACCGATCGGTGGTCAACCTTTCGCTCGACAACGTCGGCATGGACGAAGACATGATGTCTCGTTTCCGCTCGGCGATCGACCGGCCCAACGGAATCGTCTTGGTCACCGGCCCGACGGGATCGGGCAAGACGACCACTTTGTATTCGACGTTGTCTGAACTCAATGAGATTTCCGAGAAGCTGATCACCACCGAAGACCCGGTGGAATATGACATCGATGGAATCATTCAGATCCCAATTGACTCCGACGCGGGGGTGACGTTTGCGTCTTGTTTGCGAGCGATTTTGCGGCAGGATCCGGACACGATTCTGGTCGGTGAAATTCGCGATTTGGAAACCGCCGAGATCTCAATTCAGGCGGCGCTTACCGGTCACTTGGTGTTCAGCACTTTGCACACAAACGATTCGCCCAGCACGGTCACTCGGTTGACCGACATGGGGATTCAACCCTTCATGATTTGCGCGACCGTCGAAGCCATCTTGGCTCAGCGACTTGTTCGCCGGATCTGCACTGGTTGCCGCGAGAAGACCCGCGTCAGCAGCGATCTGTTGATGGAACTCGGGATGAGTCGCGAAGAGATCGAAGCGACCGACTACTTCAAAGGCGTTGGTTGCGAGAAATGCAACAACACAGGGTACAAAGGTCGGATCGCATTGTTTGAGTTGATGATTCTCAACGACACGATTCGCGAAATGATCATGCAGAACGCCAGCACGGACGAACTGCGAGACCAAGCTCAAGGCGACGGGATGGTGATCCTCCGAGAGTTCGGAATGAGCCTGGCTCGCGACGGCATCACCACCCTCGACGAAATCGTCCGAGAGACAGTGGTTGATGGTTGA
- a CDS encoding type II secretion system F family protein: MPTYTFEAMDATGQEIRDEIDAANEDEAQTTIRQMGYFVTKIAVKKQAAGSAAAGGGKKRPFAMGGAKTKHICAFTRQLSILQDAGLPILRSLKILEGNQKPGKLKNALMDVCDEIEGGSTLSEAMAKCPKVFSRLYVNMIKAGEAGGALETILNRLADFLESAESLKRKVKGALIYPVIVVLVATLILTFIMLFIVPTFEKMFDEFGLDLPAPTVLLIAMSNYIAGYWFLLILMPVCALILVKLMRKFKQGRIGFDMFIIRVPIFGTLIEKNILARTTRTLGTLISSGVPILEALNITRETAGNAMFERMFTGVSNQIREGEVISKPLKEYSVLGFHPMTAVFWALFGSFPGIMVMSVALTAKGGKLDDGTMVEMLTFMSSYMIIGGAVLCVLFYLTKIKGRVVDDLVVNMVDVGEETGELDTMLYKVADTYDEEVRIMTDALTALMEPLMIVFLGVAVGFIVISLFMPLVELISGLS, translated from the coding sequence ATGCCGACTTATACCTTTGAAGCGATGGACGCGACCGGACAAGAGATCCGGGACGAAATCGATGCGGCCAACGAGGACGAAGCCCAAACCACCATCCGTCAGATGGGCTACTTCGTCACCAAAATCGCGGTCAAGAAACAAGCGGCCGGTTCCGCCGCGGCCGGGGGTGGCAAGAAACGCCCCTTCGCCATGGGCGGTGCCAAGACCAAGCACATTTGCGCGTTCACACGTCAGTTGTCGATCTTGCAAGACGCCGGTCTACCGATTTTGCGCAGTCTGAAGATTCTGGAAGGCAACCAGAAACCCGGTAAGCTCAAGAACGCCTTGATGGACGTTTGCGACGAGATCGAAGGTGGGTCGACGCTGTCCGAAGCGATGGCGAAGTGCCCCAAGGTCTTCAGCCGTCTGTACGTCAACATGATCAAAGCCGGTGAGGCCGGCGGTGCGTTGGAAACGATCCTCAATCGTTTGGCTGACTTCCTCGAGTCGGCTGAATCGCTCAAGCGAAAGGTCAAAGGGGCGTTGATCTACCCGGTCATCGTGGTCTTGGTCGCGACGTTGATCCTGACGTTCATCATGCTGTTCATCGTGCCGACGTTCGAAAAGATGTTCGACGAGTTCGGTTTGGATCTGCCAGCACCCACGGTGTTGTTGATCGCGATGAGCAATTACATCGCCGGGTATTGGTTCCTGCTGATCTTGATGCCGGTGTGTGCATTGATCCTGGTCAAATTGATGAGGAAGTTCAAACAGGGGCGAATTGGGTTCGACATGTTCATCATCCGCGTGCCCATTTTCGGCACGTTGATCGAAAAGAACATTCTGGCTCGGACAACGCGGACGCTCGGGACATTGATCAGTTCCGGTGTGCCGATTTTGGAAGCCCTCAACATCACGCGAGAGACGGCAGGCAACGCCATGTTCGAGCGAATGTTCACCGGGGTCAGCAACCAAATCCGCGAAGGGGAAGTGATCAGCAAGCCATTGAAGGAATACTCGGTGTTGGGTTTCCACCCGATGACCGCCGTGTTCTGGGCTTTGTTTGGATCGTTCCCCGGCATCATGGTCATGAGCGTGGCGTTAACCGCGAAGGGCGGCAAGCTCGATGACGGCACCATGGTCGAGATGCTGACGTTCATGTCCAGCTACATGATCATCGGTGGTGCCGTGCTGTGTGTCTTGTTTTACCTGACGAAGATCAAAGGCCGCGTGGTGGATGACCTCGTGGTGAACATGGTCGACGTCGGGGAAGAAACCGGCGAGCTCGACACGATGCTTTACAAGGTGGCCGACACCTACGACGAAGAAGTCCGGATCATGACCGACGCACTGACCGCGTTGATGGAGCCATTGATGATCGTGTTCCTCGGGGTCGCGGTCGGTTTCATCGTGATCAGTTTGTTCATGCCGTTGGTCGAGTTGATCTCGGGCTTGAGCTAA